A window of the Cucurbita pepo subsp. pepo cultivar mu-cu-16 chromosome LG01, ASM280686v2, whole genome shotgun sequence genome harbors these coding sequences:
- the LOC111788663 gene encoding CASP-like protein 4C1: protein MRSPQSLRNGGGTPSPHARIPTPHHHFHSTVSVQKLKRFNSLILVFRLSTFCFSLASAVFMITNSRGSGSDSPRWYDFDAFRYVFAANAIVAVYSLFEMIASVWEISREVTLFPEILQVWFDFGHDQAFAYLLLSAGSAGTALLITLRGTDTCRATSAFCVQSTISIALGFAGFLFLGLSSLLSGFRVVCFVINGSRFHL from the exons ATGCGATCCCCTCAGTCACTCCGTAACGGCGGCGGCACACCATCGCCTCACGCTCGAATCCCTACTCCTCACCATCACTTTCACTCGACCGTCTCTGTTCAGAAACTGAAGCGCTTCAACTCTCTCATCCTCGTCTTCCGTTTGTCTACCTTCTGCTTCTCCCTTGCCTCTGCTGTTTTCATGATTACTAACTCTCGTGGCTCTGGATCCGATTCCCCTCGCTGGTACGATTTCGACGCCTTCAG GTACGTCTTCGCGGCAAACGCCATAGTTGCAGTGTACTCACTGTTCGAAATGATTGCCTCCGTGTGGGAAATCTCGAGAGAAGTGACGCTGTTCCCTGAGATTTTACAAGTCTGGTTCGACTTCGGCCATGACCAG GCGTTCGCGTACCTTCTTCTCTCTGCGGGCTCCGCAGGGACGGCTCTCTTGATAACTCTGAGGGGAACCGACACGTGTAGGGCTACCAGCGCCTTTTGTGTTCAATCCACGATCTCGATTGCGTTGGGATTCGCCGGTTTCCTGTTTCTCGGGTTATCCTCGCTGCTTTCGGGTTTTCGGGTCGTCTGTTTCGTAATCAACGGCTCTCGTTTTCATTTATAA